A part of Petrotoga mexicana DSM 14811 genomic DNA contains:
- the rsmA gene encoding 16S rRNA (adenine(1518)-N(6)/adenine(1519)-N(6))-dimethyltransferase RsmA produces the protein MKTSEWLKKYDIRLKKGLGQNFLSNSNVSREIVRKSEIDENDVIIEIGTGNGILTEEMARKAKKVITFEIDERLKPLLEERFEGSNNVEIHFEDFLNTDLSKFKDIPKLKYIANIPYYISSKILEKIFVESPKFEYAIFMFQKEFGQRLMAKSKKSYSPLSIFVQTYCTVEKIMDVSKNNFVPIPKVDSVILKFKPIYKYVEEIDPKDFMKFVHKCFSKRRKTIKNNLKEIIPDTEKYLTEVQINPSSRPEDIPLETYIELYKKLLGRRGAKEGS, from the coding sequence TTGAAAACTTCTGAATGGCTTAAGAAGTACGATATCAGATTAAAAAAAGGGTTGGGTCAAAATTTTTTGTCTAACTCTAATGTATCTCGGGAAATAGTCCGAAAAAGTGAAATCGATGAAAATGATGTAATAATCGAAATTGGAACCGGCAACGGAATCCTTACAGAAGAGATGGCAAGGAAAGCAAAAAAAGTAATAACTTTTGAAATTGATGAAAGGCTAAAACCACTGTTAGAAGAAAGGTTTGAAGGTTCAAATAATGTAGAAATACATTTTGAAGATTTCCTAAACACGGACCTTTCTAAATTCAAAGATATTCCAAAATTGAAATATATCGCGAACATCCCATATTATATCTCTTCAAAAATATTAGAAAAAATATTTGTAGAGTCACCAAAATTTGAATACGCTATTTTTATGTTTCAAAAAGAGTTTGGACAACGGTTGATGGCGAAATCAAAAAAAAGTTACAGCCCTTTAAGTATATTCGTTCAGACTTATTGTACCGTTGAAAAAATCATGGATGTATCTAAAAACAATTTCGTACCAATTCCAAAAGTAGATTCAGTAATATTAAAGTTTAAACCTATATATAAGTATGTAGAAGAAATAGATCCAAAAGATTTCATGAAATTTGTTCACAAATGTTTTTCTAAAAGAAGAAAAACTATAAAAAACAATCTAAAGGAGATAATACCTGATACCGAAAAATATCTAACTGAGGTACAGATTAATCCGTCATCTAGACCGGAAGATATTCCATTAGAAACATATATAGAGTTGTACAAAAAATTGTTGGGGCGAAGGGGCGCTAAAGAAGGTTCCTAA
- the der gene encoding ribosome biogenesis GTPase Der, which translates to MIGERKSIVHDMPGVTRDNIFATIQWDDVSFTLVDTCGIFEQPVDKIEERQKQIIFESLKDVSLVVFVIDGKIGLTSEDYHIADYLRKTNSKVILVVNKAENFEKYELEVKPEIYSLGFGEGIPVSAEHNRNIFTLMDTITNTLKTSGLDSVEPVDNKVDNKEINVSIVGRPNVGKSSLFNSILGSERAIVSEIPGTTRDAIDHLVKIGDKTFRFIDTAGMRKKSTIHYGSIEMFSISRTIKAVEKSDVVILVVDSTEGITHQDKSIIGIAEKRGKGTIVAFNKWDIVSHNHKRKEEFFKYFEKELYFVNYSPLVFTSAPKRWGIQELITAIEDVETSRNKKIPTSALNAALEKYTLVTPPPIKKGKRIKFYYATQVGTRPPVFVFYSNLPYDIPKYYQQGLRNMIRNYIDPFIGSPIFLKFEARKNQKTTNTKQKTL; encoded by the coding sequence ATGATAGGTGAAAGAAAATCAATAGTTCACGATATGCCAGGTGTAACGAGGGATAATATATTCGCCACAATTCAATGGGACGATGTATCTTTTACATTGGTTGATACATGTGGTATCTTCGAACAACCGGTAGATAAGATAGAAGAAAGACAGAAACAAATAATCTTTGAGAGTTTAAAAGACGTATCTTTGGTAGTATTTGTAATCGATGGAAAGATTGGACTTACCTCAGAAGACTATCACATTGCTGACTACTTAAGAAAGACCAATTCAAAGGTTATCTTAGTTGTTAACAAGGCAGAGAATTTTGAAAAATATGAGTTGGAGGTAAAACCAGAAATATATTCTCTAGGCTTTGGTGAAGGGATCCCTGTTTCCGCCGAACACAACAGAAACATTTTTACTTTAATGGATACTATCACAAACACTTTAAAAACTTCTGGCTTAGATTCAGTAGAACCCGTTGATAACAAAGTTGATAACAAAGAAATAAATGTTTCTATCGTTGGGCGACCCAACGTTGGAAAATCTTCTCTTTTTAACAGCATACTTGGTTCAGAAAGAGCTATTGTTTCTGAAATACCTGGAACTACCCGAGATGCCATTGATCATCTAGTTAAGATTGGCGATAAGACCTTCAGATTCATAGATACAGCTGGAATGAGAAAAAAAAGTACTATTCATTATGGAAGTATCGAAATGTTTTCAATATCAAGAACGATCAAAGCTGTTGAAAAGTCAGATGTCGTAATTTTAGTAGTTGATTCAACAGAAGGCATAACCCATCAAGACAAAAGTATTATAGGTATTGCTGAAAAAAGAGGAAAGGGGACCATTGTAGCCTTTAACAAGTGGGATATAGTTAGTCACAACCACAAGAGAAAAGAAGAATTTTTTAAATACTTTGAAAAAGAACTCTACTTTGTAAATTACAGTCCATTAGTATTCACATCAGCACCCAAAAGATGGGGGATTCAAGAATTAATAACTGCCATAGAAGATGTTGAAACATCAAGAAACAAAAAAATCCCTACAAGTGCGTTGAATGCAGCCTTAGAAAAATACACACTTGTAACTCCACCGCCAATTAAAAAAGGAAAAAGAATAAAATTTTACTATGCTACACAGGTAGGGACTAGACCTCCTGTTTTCGTATTCTATTCAAATTTACCATACGATATACCAAAATATTATCAACAAGGTTTGAGAAATATGATACGAAATTATATAGATCCTTTCATTGGTTCACCTATATTTTTAAAATTTGAAGCAAGAAAAAACCAAAAAACAACCAACACCAAACAAAAAACACTCTGA
- a CDS encoding tetratricopeptide repeat protein encodes MSKELAYYYNQKANTMLEKGNYLNAASYYKKAISLLPEDPMFYHNIGVCYMLSEDYEKASKFLEIALEKGIDLDETNLYLAHSLYEIKKYEDILYLKEPQDGQNKINFLIIKSKAALKSGNSEVAKKIVSHLKISGYVSQELELIEKMI; translated from the coding sequence ATGAGTAAAGAACTGGCATATTATTACAACCAAAAAGCGAACACTATGTTAGAAAAAGGTAATTACCTAAATGCTGCTTCATATTATAAAAAAGCGATATCTTTACTTCCTGAAGATCCTATGTTCTATCATAACATTGGGGTCTGTTATATGCTAAGTGAAGATTACGAAAAAGCTAGTAAATTTTTAGAAATTGCTTTAGAAAAAGGTATAGACTTAGATGAGACAAACCTTTACCTTGCCCATTCATTATACGAAATAAAGAAGTACGAAGATATATTATATTTAAAAGAACCTCAGGATGGACAAAACAAAATAAACTTTTTGATTATAAAATCAAAAGCCGCGTTAAAAAGTGGGAACAGTGAAGTTGCAAAAAAAATAGTAAGTCATTTAAAAATCTCAGGTTACGTTTCTCAAGAATTGGAACTAATAGAAAAAATGATATAA
- a CDS encoding flagellar basal body-associated FliL family protein, whose translation MAEENNSENKNENKLEYESLINQEEKKPPQNRERLIIITTIIAIVVLGIVIIFSLLFFGRNYNVTINYEIVKSQDLQEPYNEIKVELIGANTYEASFPIGESIELTSIEEGTYQLNIMAVDDSGLAYYYYNNPEFFVNEDKTLTINLEKLPLKYQIDYRWDNNDLYITLPQDYDQYLIYRKNSDGIYEPFRTSTQNTVILSSVPSEGLDLKFAVVKNNMVYDFSENYYFQKNSPPNSPIILSPSANQQLSEPNVYFVWQAEDPDGDSLIFDLYLIADSEQEQLIAENINTYFYQFDSLKMGKSYTLRIVAKDQKGGESTSQVRFSTKVVPDEKVYLYSPSGEMGVTIYEVTDPNNPQEIATIDTPGNVTDVINHDNYLYILRHMDGLSIAEISKPNSPRLLENLNLAGINGIKIANGYLYARFENGQVSVYSIKDNPRNPEFLGYTDIKFYGALEPEIRYIQTQQDLKVEIIKGEYPVRVNLNNRVFVTEYSLLVANAEMKETVENSFSQVFDTLRLIFSTYNPEDFKSNETIAEIENKLLSALNELFQTNTTNGIKEVTLDVSRVE comes from the coding sequence ATGGCTGAAGAGAACAATTCTGAAAATAAGAATGAAAATAAATTAGAATACGAAAGTTTAATCAACCAAGAAGAAAAGAAACCGCCACAAAACAGAGAGAGATTAATTATAATTACAACTATTATTGCGATTGTTGTATTAGGTATCGTAATTATATTTTCCCTGTTGTTTTTTGGTAGAAATTATAATGTAACGATCAACTACGAAATAGTAAAGTCTCAAGATCTGCAAGAGCCTTACAACGAAATAAAAGTTGAATTGATTGGAGCCAATACTTACGAAGCATCTTTCCCCATTGGAGAAAGTATAGAATTAACATCGATAGAAGAAGGAACTTATCAGCTGAATATTATGGCCGTCGATGATTCTGGTCTCGCATATTACTACTATAACAACCCAGAATTCTTTGTGAATGAAGATAAAACACTAACCATAAATCTTGAAAAATTACCTTTAAAATATCAAATAGATTACAGATGGGATAATAACGATTTATACATAACGCTTCCACAAGATTATGACCAATATTTAATTTATAGAAAAAACAGTGATGGAATTTATGAACCTTTTAGAACTTCCACTCAAAATACCGTTATTTTAAGTTCAGTGCCGTCAGAAGGATTGGATCTGAAATTTGCTGTTGTTAAAAACAATATGGTTTATGATTTCTCTGAAAACTATTATTTTCAAAAAAATAGTCCCCCCAATAGTCCTATAATCTTATCTCCATCTGCAAATCAACAATTAAGCGAGCCAAATGTATACTTTGTATGGCAAGCGGAGGATCCCGATGGAGATTCTTTGATTTTTGACTTATATTTAATCGCTGATTCCGAACAGGAGCAACTCATAGCAGAAAATATCAATACCTATTTTTATCAATTTGATTCCTTGAAAATGGGGAAAAGTTACACCTTAAGAATTGTTGCAAAAGATCAAAAAGGTGGGGAATCTACTTCTCAAGTACGATTTTCCACAAAAGTAGTTCCTGATGAAAAAGTCTACCTGTACTCTCCAAGTGGAGAAATGGGAGTAACTATATATGAAGTTACAGATCCAAATAATCCACAAGAAATTGCCACAATAGACACACCTGGAAACGTCACAGATGTAATTAATCACGATAACTATCTTTATATACTAAGACATATGGATGGATTAAGCATCGCAGAAATAAGCAAACCTAATTCTCCTAGGCTACTAGAAAACTTAAATTTAGCGGGTATTAACGGAATTAAAATCGCCAATGGCTATCTATACGCTAGATTTGAAAATGGACAAGTTAGTGTGTACTCAATTAAAGATAATCCACGTAATCCAGAATTTCTTGGATACACAGACATCAAATTCTATGGAGCGTTAGAGCCTGAAATCAGGTATATTCAAACTCAGCAAGACTTAAAAGTCGAAATTATCAAAGGCGAATATCCGGTTAGAGTCAACCTTAACAACCGTGTTTTTGTGACGGAATATTCCTTATTAGTAGCCAACGCAGAAATGAAAGAAACTGTGGAAAATTCCTTTTCTCAGGTGTTTGACACTCTTAGACTCATATTTTCAACTTATAATCCTGAAGATTTTAAAAGCAATGAAACAATTGCCGAAATTGAGAACAAATTGCTTTCAGCCTTGAATGAACTATTTCAAACAAACACCACAAACGGTATAAAAGAAGTAACTTTAGATGTTTCTAGAGTAGAATGA
- the ispH gene encoding 4-hydroxy-3-methylbut-2-enyl diphosphate reductase, with translation MEINVAKRTGFCSGVQLAYNQVKNSIVDRNKIYIYGELVHNKKVIEELNRAGAITITELDDIPDDSINETVIIRAHGISKSEKDFLKKRFSKVIDMTCPIVTNLVKYVKGKQKDGFFVIVYGKPDHPEILGLKGNVDESKLLITLSPVKIPQRKILIVSQTTMGEEEYKNFIAGMVNINSFTEVLIRDTICSETVLREKETLELSKKSTLMLVIGGKNSSNTQKLYRISKKYCKRAYHIESDEELKEIVISPQDKIGIVTGSSTPKSELNKVLEYLRQKKEDLS, from the coding sequence ATGGAGATTAATGTAGCGAAAAGAACCGGTTTTTGCTCAGGTGTTCAGTTAGCCTACAATCAAGTGAAAAACTCCATCGTTGATAGAAATAAAATTTATATTTACGGTGAGTTGGTACACAATAAAAAGGTAATAGAAGAGTTAAATAGAGCAGGTGCGATAACTATAACAGAATTGGATGATATACCGGACGATTCTATAAATGAAACAGTAATCATCAGAGCCCACGGTATTTCAAAGTCTGAAAAAGATTTTTTAAAAAAACGATTCTCTAAAGTTATTGATATGACTTGCCCAATAGTCACAAATTTAGTAAAATACGTAAAAGGCAAACAAAAAGATGGATTTTTTGTAATCGTGTATGGAAAACCCGACCATCCTGAGATACTTGGGCTAAAAGGAAATGTAGATGAGAGTAAATTATTAATAACACTCTCTCCAGTGAAAATACCTCAAAGAAAGATATTGATCGTATCACAAACAACCATGGGGGAGGAAGAATATAAAAATTTTATAGCCGGTATGGTAAATATTAATTCTTTTACGGAGGTGTTGATAAGAGATACTATTTGTTCTGAAACTGTCTTAAGGGAAAAAGAAACACTCGAACTTTCAAAAAAAAGCACGTTGATGTTAGTTATAGGCGGGAAAAATAGTTCCAATACTCAAAAACTATACCGTATTTCTAAGAAATATTGTAAAAGAGCGTATCATATCGAATCTGATGAAGAACTTAAGGAAATAGTAATCTCTCCACAAGACAAAATCGGAATAGTTACTGGTTCATCCACTCCAAAATCAGAGTTAAACAAAGTACTGGAGTATCTACGCCAAAAGAAGGAGGATCTTTCATGA
- the plsY gene encoding glycerol-3-phosphate 1-O-acyltransferase PlsY encodes MSIAALIISYLCGSIPFSFLIPWSKGIDIRKTGSGNVGGTNVLRTLGPKWGLLSIILDFLKAFIPILIIRLIFGVDSWITYFSLIVLVLGHDYPIFLKFKGGKGVASTLGGYFALSPMLGVIFLLIWIPVELSTKYVSLSSLLGLLITAILSYFWNLKMGITYTLLFFLSLYKHRSNIKRLLANSENKTDIIKILTKEEKVK; translated from the coding sequence ATGTCCATTGCTGCTTTGATTATCAGTTATCTATGTGGATCGATTCCTTTCAGCTTCTTGATTCCATGGAGTAAAGGAATAGACATAAGAAAAACTGGTAGCGGAAACGTTGGAGGAACCAATGTTTTAAGGACTTTGGGGCCAAAATGGGGATTACTATCAATCATCCTTGATTTTTTGAAAGCATTCATTCCCATTTTAATAATAAGACTGATTTTTGGCGTTGATTCGTGGATTACTTATTTTTCTTTGATAGTCCTTGTGTTAGGTCATGACTATCCAATTTTTTTAAAGTTTAAAGGTGGAAAAGGAGTTGCTTCTACGTTAGGCGGTTATTTTGCTTTGAGTCCTATGTTAGGTGTGATATTTTTGTTAATTTGGATACCCGTCGAATTATCAACCAAATATGTTTCTTTATCATCCCTTTTAGGTTTGCTTATAACTGCTATCTTAAGTTATTTTTGGAATTTAAAAATGGGTATTACCTATACACTTTTATTTTTTCTGAGCTTGTATAAACATAGATCGAATATCAAAAGGTTACTAGCTAATTCTGAAAATAAAACAGACATTATAAAAATCCTAACAAAGGAAGAAAAAGTCAAATGA
- a CDS encoding polysaccharide biosynthesis/export family protein, which produces MKKGHFIVVLLFLLVLPIITFSYNVRMGDTLGIWVLGYPEYSITDAVVGPEGDITVPPIGRIKAEGRTLEEIENEISNKMESYIKTNKVTVGITQYAPFSVTVLGNTNINGVIDIKNEKIKLSDLIGLAGGIKDITKSSYALIKSPDGKEQKINIEWIKSGEAGEDPYIHENYFVLFPYDYTNKVTVFSDFGTSSLDYYEGLTLKTVISSMNIPTNKIPTKIMIVREAEIQEVPFDEIVKKEDYSLQPGDTVIIPYNYTNNVLVFSDFGSATLDYFEGMGIKSVITMISSGSDINLPLNQVNDEITVVRGEQTYKVSLQKITQGSDFLLQPGDTVIINKFENYVYVSSQEISKRIDFEKQERMNIRTLLTKVGISEENVEKIQVNNQPVNSNDELKKGDFVQITLKRNYVYLSGAFNTTGKVEFLPNEEISMDKIVGLAGGFSSNFSGNLVIVDNSGSTKSLTVDPNNLTMLKDIILSSGSTIIADTELRMAYIFGEVSDVIEYNQGESLYELLLPLNLDESYQVRYQIGEKMGTLTANEFDSLKNIPLEGKVFVEISKIAPDQVIVYKAGETQIIQQKNVRLIDIFSSVNGFSPVDTGTITIYQNNEAIKTINSEELLNNLMMEVPKGSYVVVQPEVSGSYIAVLGNIPSPKSLRTDVPMSLVEILSNSAIDWKNQESIFIYTKNNEEIKVDIKDVESLRNVLVNPGSIVYVPPAEEQVVYVFGEVAKPGIISYNAGMTVLDAVLKAGNASQSAQLTTVYLFKDGPENPPVTLDLSGIINAAPVKTGMNPEVKPKDIIYIPKNTLTNIVEVMSTVQTFMNFIKTGAETYTSVSGLF; this is translated from the coding sequence ATGAAAAAAGGTCATTTTATTGTCGTTCTTTTATTTCTTTTGGTTTTACCAATTATTACTTTTTCATATAACGTAAGGATGGGTGACACCTTAGGAATTTGGGTTCTGGGATATCCTGAATATTCAATAACCGATGCAGTTGTTGGACCAGAAGGAGACATCACGGTACCTCCTATTGGCAGAATAAAAGCGGAAGGTAGAACTTTAGAAGAAATCGAAAACGAAATATCGAATAAAATGGAGAGTTATATAAAAACTAATAAAGTTACGGTTGGAATCACCCAGTATGCCCCATTTTCGGTAACGGTTTTAGGAAACACCAACATAAACGGAGTTATTGACATAAAAAACGAAAAGATTAAGCTTTCAGATCTAATCGGCTTAGCTGGTGGGATAAAAGATATCACTAAATCCTCTTACGCGTTAATCAAATCTCCCGATGGAAAGGAACAAAAAATTAATATTGAATGGATTAAAAGCGGAGAAGCTGGTGAAGATCCTTATATACATGAAAATTACTTTGTTCTCTTCCCTTACGATTATACAAATAAAGTCACTGTTTTTTCAGACTTCGGCACCTCTTCATTAGATTACTATGAAGGTTTGACGTTGAAAACCGTTATCTCTTCCATGAATATTCCAACTAATAAGATACCTACAAAAATAATGATTGTACGAGAGGCAGAAATTCAAGAAGTCCCATTTGATGAAATAGTAAAAAAAGAGGATTATTCCTTACAACCAGGTGACACAGTAATAATTCCTTACAACTATACGAATAATGTTCTTGTTTTTTCTGATTTCGGATCGGCTACTTTAGATTATTTTGAAGGTATGGGAATAAAATCTGTAATAACTATGATTTCCTCTGGTTCTGATATAAACTTACCTCTAAACCAAGTAAATGATGAAATAACTGTTGTAAGAGGGGAACAAACGTACAAAGTGTCTTTGCAGAAAATAACTCAAGGAAGTGATTTTCTCTTACAACCTGGAGATACCGTAATAATAAATAAATTTGAAAATTATGTATACGTAAGTTCACAAGAAATTTCAAAAAGAATCGACTTTGAAAAACAAGAAAGAATGAACATCAGAACACTCTTAACTAAAGTTGGTATAAGCGAAGAAAATGTGGAAAAAATTCAAGTAAACAACCAACCCGTAAATTCAAATGATGAATTAAAAAAAGGTGATTTTGTCCAAATTACACTTAAAAGAAACTACGTTTACTTAAGTGGAGCATTCAACACAACGGGAAAGGTTGAATTTTTACCCAACGAAGAAATAAGCATGGATAAGATAGTTGGATTAGCTGGTGGTTTCAGTAGTAATTTTTCTGGTAATTTGGTTATCGTGGATAATTCCGGGAGCACAAAAAGTTTAACCGTCGACCCAAATAACTTGACTATGTTGAAAGATATTATACTAAGTTCTGGCTCAACGATAATAGCCGATACAGAATTAAGAATGGCGTATATATTCGGAGAAGTCTCCGATGTTATAGAATACAATCAAGGAGAAAGTTTGTATGAATTGTTGCTCCCATTAAACTTAGATGAATCCTACCAAGTTAGATATCAAATCGGTGAAAAAATGGGAACTTTAACAGCGAATGAATTTGACAGTTTAAAAAATATTCCACTAGAGGGCAAAGTCTTTGTAGAAATTTCTAAAATTGCTCCAGACCAAGTTATCGTCTACAAGGCAGGAGAAACACAAATTATCCAACAAAAAAATGTGAGGTTAATAGATATCTTCTCGTCAGTAAATGGATTCTCTCCTGTAGATACCGGAACAATCACAATCTACCAAAACAATGAAGCTATAAAAACGATAAATTCTGAAGAATTGTTAAATAATTTAATGATGGAAGTTCCTAAAGGTTCATACGTCGTTGTTCAACCAGAAGTGAGTGGTTCATACATAGCCGTTTTGGGAAATATTCCTTCTCCAAAAAGTTTAAGAACAGATGTTCCTATGAGCTTGGTTGAGATACTATCTAACTCAGCTATCGATTGGAAAAATCAAGAGAGCATTTTCATCTACACAAAAAACAACGAAGAAATAAAAGTCGACATAAAAGACGTAGAGTCTTTAAGAAATGTACTCGTTAACCCTGGATCTATAGTCTACGTACCACCGGCAGAAGAGCAAGTTGTTTACGTCTTTGGAGAAGTAGCAAAACCCGGTATTATCTCATACAATGCAGGCATGACAGTATTAGATGCTGTACTCAAAGCTGGAAACGCCTCTCAATCGGCTCAATTAACAACGGTATACTTATTCAAAGATGGCCCAGAAAATCCACCCGTAACTTTGGACTTATCTGGAATAATAAACGCAGCCCCCGTAAAAACTGGGATGAACCCAGAAGTAAAACCAAAAGACATTATCTACATTCCAAAAAACACACTAACCAACATCGTAGAAGTTATGAGTACGGTACAAACATTCATGAATTTTATTAAAACCGGTGCTGAAACATACACAAGTGTATCTGGTCTATTTTAA
- a CDS encoding S1 RNA-binding domain-containing protein has product MMEEKTFEKLLNEQEINEIKKGKIIEGKVFEINSDGIWVALEGATGDVFVSQGELIKPLQEYQVGQKIVVEITKTNDAEGLNFASEKRAVWSETISKIKEGENYPIIFKNKLKKGYSVLIEGIVNAFLPGSLSLLRPKDDLPKGEKMAKVISKNGKNIVVSRRDYVEEKISQTFIEYEEGMVIDGVVEDIKNFGAFVKLNDHLNGLIPASEVSWNEKISIKDYLKVGQKIKAVIIKLDSEKKRISLSLKRLKEDPWITLDEKYPVGSIVQGTVTNILPFGFTVKFDEGLEGLVHETEVFWGRKGRISDVVQVGDNVQVKILNIDKENKKINLSYKQVLGDPWETLEETYNEGNIVTGTVEKVLNNGAIIKIDEGITGFLHVSELSWDFVDDISTVLQEKQKIKVKIIKIDKDNRKMRLSVRETKENPWKKASQEIKPGDTVKGKIIRFLDKGAIVLIDDYEVEAYLPASKASTNSKSLEETYRIGDQIEAKVLEIGLENEFKRGNMIISVTHLEEEKEKEEALKIMDEMNEE; this is encoded by the coding sequence ATGATGGAAGAAAAAACTTTTGAAAAACTTTTGAACGAACAAGAGATAAACGAAATAAAAAAAGGAAAAATAATAGAAGGAAAGGTGTTTGAAATAAATAGTGATGGTATATGGGTTGCTTTGGAAGGTGCAACAGGAGATGTGTTTGTAAGTCAAGGAGAACTCATAAAACCACTACAAGAATATCAAGTAGGTCAAAAGATAGTAGTAGAAATAACTAAAACAAATGATGCAGAAGGGTTAAACTTTGCTTCTGAAAAAAGGGCTGTTTGGAGCGAAACTATAAGTAAGATAAAAGAAGGGGAAAATTATCCAATCATTTTTAAAAACAAATTAAAAAAAGGTTATAGCGTTCTGATCGAAGGTATTGTCAACGCATTCCTTCCTGGTTCACTATCTTTATTAAGACCTAAAGACGATTTACCAAAGGGAGAAAAAATGGCTAAAGTTATTTCTAAAAATGGAAAAAACATAGTTGTCTCAAGAAGAGATTATGTAGAAGAAAAAATCAGCCAAACTTTCATTGAATACGAAGAAGGAATGGTAATCGATGGTGTTGTAGAGGATATAAAAAATTTTGGTGCATTTGTAAAATTGAACGATCATCTTAATGGTCTCATACCAGCAAGTGAGGTTAGCTGGAACGAGAAGATCTCAATAAAAGATTATCTAAAAGTGGGTCAAAAGATCAAAGCTGTAATAATCAAATTGGACAGCGAGAAAAAAAGAATTTCACTATCTCTTAAACGTTTGAAAGAAGATCCTTGGATAACACTGGACGAAAAGTATCCTGTAGGAAGCATTGTTCAAGGTACTGTAACCAACATATTACCTTTTGGTTTTACTGTTAAGTTTGACGAAGGTTTAGAAGGTTTGGTTCATGAAACGGAAGTATTCTGGGGCAGGAAAGGTAGAATAAGCGATGTAGTACAAGTTGGAGACAATGTTCAAGTTAAAATATTGAATATAGACAAAGAGAATAAAAAGATTAATTTAAGTTATAAGCAAGTTTTAGGAGATCCCTGGGAAACCCTAGAAGAAACGTACAACGAAGGAAACATTGTTACAGGAACCGTCGAAAAGGTTCTAAATAATGGAGCGATTATAAAAATAGACGAAGGGATCACTGGATTCCTACACGTTTCAGAACTTTCTTGGGATTTTGTAGACGATATTTCTACGGTTCTTCAAGAAAAACAAAAGATCAAAGTAAAAATAATAAAAATAGACAAGGATAACAGAAAGATGAGACTATCAGTTAGAGAAACAAAAGAAAATCCTTGGAAAAAGGCTTCACAGGAGATAAAACCAGGTGATACAGTTAAAGGAAAAATAATCCGTTTTTTAGATAAAGGAGCAATAGTACTCATCGATGATTACGAAGTAGAGGCTTATCTACCTGCAAGCAAGGCTTCTACAAATTCAAAAAGTCTCGAAGAAACATATAGGATTGGCGATCAAATAGAAGCGAAAGTTTTAGAGATCGGTCTTGAAAATGAATTTAAAAGGGGCAATATGATTATAAGTGTAACACATCTAGAAGAAGAAAAAGAAAAAGAAGAAGCGTTAAAAATAATGGATGAAATGAACGAAGAGTAA